A region from the Bacillus thuringiensis genome encodes:
- a CDS encoding FadR/GntR family transcriptional regulator — protein MNTNSKKSFSKVSHRKLVDEVLECLQEKIFSGEYAVGDRLPTEPQLMEELGVGRSTLRESIKILVHAGILEVRQGHGTRIVSLSMVQDSFEKRLQNANIDHVYEARNMLDKEVAMLAAKRRDEEDLLLLKGYLNKRKNALNEGNYLEYIDADIQFHLSIAKASKNQVMLDLYQSFVPVLRHILTQLILNTNDYQDNSVIHEKLFQAISNQNAEKAQTYAIQNLELK, from the coding sequence ATGAATACAAACTCAAAAAAGTCTTTTTCGAAAGTTTCTCATAGGAAGTTAGTAGATGAGGTCTTAGAATGTCTACAAGAAAAAATTTTTTCTGGTGAGTACGCAGTAGGCGATCGACTTCCTACAGAGCCACAATTAATGGAAGAGCTAGGCGTAGGACGTTCGACGCTACGAGAAAGTATAAAAATCTTAGTACATGCCGGCATACTAGAGGTTCGGCAAGGACACGGTACTCGTATTGTATCACTAAGTATGGTACAAGATTCATTTGAAAAACGGTTACAAAATGCCAATATAGACCATGTATATGAAGCAAGAAATATGTTAGATAAAGAAGTAGCTATGCTGGCTGCAAAACGCCGCGATGAGGAAGACCTTTTACTCCTAAAAGGATATTTAAATAAGAGGAAGAACGCTCTTAACGAGGGAAATTATTTAGAATATATAGATGCAGATATTCAATTTCATCTATCTATTGCAAAAGCAAGTAAGAACCAGGTTATGTTGGATTTGTATCAATCATTTGTACCCGTTCTTCGTCATATCCTAACCCAATTAATATTAAATACAAATGACTATCAAGACAACTCTGTTATTCATGAAAAATTGTTCCAGGCTATTTCAAATCAAAATGCAGAAAAAGCACAAACATACGCTATTCAAAATTTGGAGCTGAAATAA
- a CDS encoding MFS transporter, with amino-acid sequence MKNRKRTYIYILALFFASINLRIGITSISPLLETIRQDLNMSNFSVSFLTSIPVLCMGVFALLTGKVNKKYGAEKAILACLILIGVATCMRAFTYSVLTLLISSLFIGIGIAVAGPLLSGFIKEKFPTKIGLMIGVYSVGMGTGASLSAGMTIPLQHVLKDSWNMALAFWSVFTIVALLFWYPVMRLDKTTKTHNKQNNILPLKNKKVWLFTVFFGLQSGIFYCITTWLAPATQSVGLNSQQAGTLVTVFTFVQMVCSFVIPTLADFYKNRTFWLLSSVCFVVIGLSLMIYPLTTAWIPSILLGIGLGGLFPLALMLPLDETNTPEDASAWTAMMQSGGYMIGGLIPVLAGIIRDFSQGYQQVFLMILFLSVILFILTLVMNQRKVETKVLQ; translated from the coding sequence TTGAAAAATAGAAAACGAACCTATATCTATATATTGGCATTATTTTTTGCTTCTATTAATTTACGTATAGGAATCACATCAATCTCACCTTTATTAGAGACAATTCGTCAGGATTTAAACATGAGCAACTTTTCCGTTAGTTTTCTGACATCTATTCCCGTATTATGTATGGGTGTGTTTGCATTACTTACAGGTAAGGTGAACAAGAAGTATGGAGCAGAAAAGGCAATTTTAGCTTGTCTTATTTTAATTGGAGTTGCAACATGTATGAGAGCTTTTACTTATTCAGTTCTCACATTGCTTATTAGCTCTCTATTTATTGGTATCGGTATTGCGGTTGCTGGTCCATTGCTATCTGGATTTATTAAGGAGAAGTTTCCTACTAAGATTGGTTTAATGATAGGAGTATATTCAGTTGGAATGGGAACAGGTGCTTCCTTAAGCGCAGGGATGACTATCCCTTTACAACATGTATTGAAAGACTCTTGGAATATGGCACTTGCATTTTGGAGTGTGTTTACCATTGTAGCTCTTCTCTTCTGGTATCCCGTTATGAGACTAGATAAAACTACTAAAACACATAATAAACAAAACAATATATTACCATTAAAAAATAAGAAGGTATGGTTGTTTACAGTCTTTTTTGGACTGCAGTCAGGTATTTTTTATTGTATTACCACTTGGCTTGCTCCAGCGACTCAAAGTGTAGGGTTAAATAGTCAGCAAGCTGGAACTCTGGTTACCGTCTTTACATTTGTTCAAATGGTATGTAGCTTTGTCATTCCAACTTTAGCGGATTTTTATAAAAATCGAACATTTTGGTTATTAAGTAGTGTGTGTTTTGTGGTAATAGGTTTGTCACTCATGATATATCCATTGACTACAGCATGGATCCCTTCTATTTTACTTGGAATTGGGCTTGGTGGGTTATTTCCGTTGGCTCTTATGTTACCGTTGGATGAAACCAATACACCGGAAGATGCAAGTGCATGGACTGCCATGATGCAGTCAGGAGGATATATGATTGGTGGACTTATTCCTGTTTTAGCAGGTATTATACGTGACTTTTCTCAAGGTTATCAACAGGTGTTTCTCATGATATTATTTTTAAGCGTGATTTTGTTCATTTTAACTTTAGTTATGAATCAGAGAAAAGTAGAAACTAAGGTCTTACAGTGA
- a CDS encoding GNAT family N-acetyltransferase, whose product MNIRVATAVDYPNLRRIYLESRLESFHWLDRNEMTEEDFDKHTEGEYIILAEEDNHILGFASLYLPENFIHNLFVHPEFFGRGAGRQLLHASIEKMNTPLKLKCVSKNQKALKFYENMGWKKVIEEGEIEEKYWVMIYD is encoded by the coding sequence ATGAATATTAGAGTAGCAACTGCAGTAGACTACCCTAATTTAAGAAGGATATATTTAGAGTCACGGCTTGAGAGTTTTCATTGGCTAGATAGAAATGAAATGACTGAAGAAGATTTTGATAAACATACTGAAGGAGAATATATAATACTAGCAGAGGAAGATAATCATATCCTCGGATTTGCTTCTTTATATTTACCTGAAAACTTTATACACAACTTATTTGTACACCCTGAGTTCTTTGGTAGGGGGGCTGGAAGACAGTTACTACATGCCTCCATAGAAAAGATGAATACACCATTAAAATTAAAGTGTGTTTCTAAAAATCAAAAAGCACTAAAATTTTATGAGAATATGGGCTGGAAAAAAGTTATTGAAGAAGGTGAGATAGAAGAAAAATATTGGGTAATGATATATGATTAA
- the fabF gene encoding beta-ketoacyl-ACP synthase II has protein sequence MERVVITGMGVVSPIGNNIKTFWNNLIKGESGIVNIDTFDVTNHKTKIAGIVQDFDADEVLGKKEARRLDRFSQFALAAAEQAWSDSKLELDCIDVERLGVYVGSGIGGIETLIENVDALRQKGPRRVSPTLVPAIMSNAAAAQISIKWNAMGPSMSPVSACAIGNTSIGEAFRLIRSGEADVIFAGGTESAITDLSIASFGNATALSTRNDNPTKASRPFDENRDGFVMSEGAGILILESLSHALRREAKIYAEVIGYGASSDAYNIVATHPEGKGAYLAMRSALKNANISPEEVDVISAHATSTKVGDISETMAIKQLFGKQAYQIPVTANKSMLGHMLGAAGGVEAIALAMSLKEGTVPPTINLENLDPLCDLDYVPSVARQVKINIGLSNSFGFGGHNAAIVLKRYE, from the coding sequence GTGGAAAGAGTTGTGATTACTGGTATGGGAGTAGTTTCTCCTATAGGAAACAACATCAAAACATTTTGGAACAATCTAATTAAAGGGGAATCTGGTATAGTCAATATCGATACTTTCGATGTTACCAATCATAAAACAAAAATTGCGGGTATCGTCCAAGATTTTGATGCAGATGAAGTTTTAGGAAAGAAAGAAGCAAGACGTTTAGATCGTTTTTCTCAATTTGCTTTGGCTGCAGCTGAACAAGCTTGGTCAGATTCTAAGTTAGAACTCGATTGTATAGATGTAGAAAGGTTAGGAGTTTATGTAGGTTCTGGTATCGGAGGAATTGAAACCTTGATTGAAAATGTTGATGCGCTTAGGCAGAAGGGGCCAAGAAGAGTCAGCCCAACTCTAGTACCTGCCATAATGTCAAATGCCGCTGCAGCACAAATTAGTATCAAGTGGAATGCGATGGGACCTTCTATGTCACCTGTTTCTGCCTGTGCAATTGGAAATACATCTATAGGGGAAGCCTTTAGACTAATTCGTTCTGGAGAAGCTGACGTTATATTTGCGGGTGGAACAGAGTCAGCTATAACAGACTTATCAATAGCAAGCTTTGGTAATGCTACAGCATTATCAACAAGAAACGATAATCCTACTAAAGCTAGTCGTCCATTTGATGAAAATCGAGATGGATTTGTCATGTCAGAAGGAGCTGGAATTCTAATCTTAGAATCTTTATCTCATGCTTTACGTAGAGAGGCAAAGATTTATGCAGAAGTCATTGGATATGGTGCAAGTTCAGACGCATACAATATCGTAGCTACACATCCGGAAGGTAAAGGTGCTTATCTTGCAATGAGATCAGCTTTAAAAAATGCCAATATATCGCCTGAAGAAGTTGATGTTATTAGTGCCCATGCAACAAGTACAAAAGTGGGGGACATCTCTGAAACGATGGCTATTAAGCAGCTGTTTGGAAAACAAGCTTATCAGATTCCGGTAACAGCTAATAAATCTATGCTTGGTCATATGTTAGGAGCAGCTGGTGGAGTTGAAGCAATTGCTTTAGCTATGAGCTTAAAGGAAGGGACAGTTCCTCCAACAATTAACTTAGAAAATCTTGATCCATTATGTGATCTGGATTATGTACCATCTGTTGCTCGCCAAGTGAAAATAAATATAGGTCTATCTAACTCATTTGGTTTCGGAGGTCATAATGCAGCCATTGTTTTAAAGAGATACGAGTGA
- a CDS encoding helix-turn-helix transcriptional regulator, which produces MNNKTRLEALSAFLKTKRAQITPESIGLPAGNRRRTPGLRREEVAQLAGVSTTWYTWLEQGRDIKVSTIVLDCISKALQLNNDETDYLYDLAFESNSEITSPKKDQTKLSPSLIRILDELTYCPTIITDQHCHIVGWNPAAAYVFLDFEQIPNDQRNLIRLVFTRKELKALAVNWEHFVKGFLAIFRTYYGRYLDDEWYSQFIKEMIHLHSEFQDLWQESQVSKAPDMIIEFRHAKAGKMLFNLTSLQVQGDMDLRCSIYTPVEETDTENKLKRLMKRASSEN; this is translated from the coding sequence ATGAATAATAAAACAAGGCTTGAAGCTCTGTCGGCATTCTTAAAAACTAAGCGCGCCCAAATTACTCCAGAGTCTATTGGTTTGCCTGCCGGAAACCGGAGAAGAACACCTGGGTTACGAAGAGAAGAGGTTGCACAGTTAGCAGGTGTAAGCACCACTTGGTATACATGGCTAGAGCAAGGAAGAGATATAAAGGTTTCTACAATTGTACTTGATTGTATTTCTAAAGCTTTGCAATTAAATAATGATGAAACAGACTACTTATATGACCTGGCATTCGAATCAAATTCAGAGATTACAAGTCCAAAAAAGGATCAAACAAAGCTTAGTCCTTCCTTAATACGAATACTAGATGAATTAACATATTGTCCAACTATCATTACGGATCAACATTGCCATATTGTGGGCTGGAATCCTGCAGCTGCTTATGTTTTTTTAGATTTTGAACAAATACCGAATGATCAAAGAAATTTAATTCGTTTAGTATTCACTAGAAAAGAATTAAAAGCATTGGCCGTCAATTGGGAACATTTTGTGAAAGGTTTTCTTGCTATTTTCCGTACCTATTATGGACGCTATTTAGACGATGAATGGTACAGCCAGTTTATTAAAGAAATGATTCATTTGCATTCAGAATTCCAGGATTTATGGCAAGAAAGCCAAGTGAGTAAGGCTCCAGACATGATAATTGAATTCAGACATGCTAAAGCAGGCAAAATGTTATTTAATTTAACTTCTCTTCAAGTTCAAGGTGATATGGATTTACGGTGCAGTATCTATACGCCAGTAGAAGAAACAGATACAGAAAATAAATTAAAGCGATTAATGAAGAGGGCTTCCAGTGAAAATTAA
- a CDS encoding MerR family transcriptional regulator, whose translation MDSYKLTKSDVLKIFNTTKETLRFYEEKGLVQPKVGKNNYRLYSNEDLQRISQIFFCKDIGFSIEEIDLVINKKNIINNINILQNKKNDIETEIYRFMEMQKKITRLLDLLQNKSSNFNEIQSVYFEERKYYHIKGENFNSVKSFFDKFRSIFKQGEFFQEQFITVCPIKNLFNDDLGLSVYYPVFNDTEIEHVDILSIPAGNYLCVDYVCTEEHMDEVRRKIYTNITDYIERNGLQFRSCNVIETDLHELNLFYPEGQIIMNMQIPVEEKSKHQKK comes from the coding sequence ATGGATAGCTATAAATTAACTAAAAGTGATGTACTTAAGATTTTTAATACAACGAAAGAAACACTTCGATTCTATGAAGAAAAAGGACTAGTTCAACCAAAGGTAGGTAAAAATAACTATAGACTTTATAGTAATGAAGACCTACAGAGAATTAGCCAAATCTTTTTTTGTAAAGATATAGGTTTTTCAATTGAAGAAATTGATTTAGTAATAAATAAGAAAAATATAATAAACAATATAAATATCTTACAGAACAAAAAAAATGATATTGAAACTGAAATTTATCGATTTATGGAAATGCAAAAGAAAATTACTAGACTCCTCGATCTCCTTCAAAATAAAAGTAGTAACTTCAATGAAATTCAGAGTGTCTATTTTGAGGAAAGAAAATATTATCACATCAAAGGAGAAAATTTTAATAGTGTAAAATCCTTTTTTGATAAATTCCGTTCTATTTTTAAGCAAGGTGAATTTTTTCAAGAGCAATTTATAACAGTGTGTCCTATTAAGAATTTATTCAATGATGATCTGGGACTATCAGTTTATTATCCTGTTTTTAATGATACAGAGATAGAGCATGTTGATATTCTTAGTATACCTGCAGGTAATTATCTTTGTGTTGATTATGTATGTACAGAAGAGCATATGGATGAAGTACGACGTAAAATATATACAAATATTACAGACTATATAGAGAGAAATGGTTTACAGTTTAGATCATGTAATGTAATTGAAACAGATTTACATGAATTGAATCTGTTTTATCCAGAAGGACAGATAATTATGAATATGCAAATTCCTGTTGAAGAAAAATCAAAACACCAAAAGAAATGA
- a CDS encoding serine hydrolase domain-containing protein produces MKTRSQITFVKAEPTENVSSSSHTSTQRDRNSVKQAMRDILKFGIPGILAKISEDGKTWSYAAGVADLRTKKPMETDFRFRIGSVTKTFTATVVFQLAEENRLNLDDSIEKWFPGVIQGNGYDDKQITIRQLLNHTSGIANYTMSKDFNIMDTKKSYTTEELVKMGISMPPDFAPGKSWSYSNTGYVLLGILIEKVTGNSYAEEIENRIIEPLELANTFLPGNSSVIPGTNHARGYIQLNGASEPKDVTYYNPSMGSSAGDMISTTDDLNKFFSYLLGGKLLKEQQLKQMLTTVPTGIDELGDSGLGIFKIILPNGVSIWGHSGGIPGFSTFAGGTLGGKHTLAVNLNSLKADSPDPFKHILLAEFSK; encoded by the coding sequence ATGAAAACACGTAGTCAAATTACATTTGTAAAAGCAGAGCCCACTGAAAATGTATCTAGTTCGTCACACACAAGCACTCAACGAGATCGTAATTCCGTCAAACAAGCAATGCGTGATATCTTGAAATTTGGAATCCCGGGGATACTTGCTAAAATTTCCGAGGATGGGAAAACGTGGAGTTATGCGGCCGGAGTAGCTGACCTGAGAACCAAGAAACCAATGGAAACAGATTTCCGCTTTCGCATCGGCAGCGTGACGAAGACGTTCACCGCAACAGTTGTATTTCAATTAGCCGAAGAGAACCGCTTGAATCTAGACGACTCTATTGAAAAATGGTTTCCTGGTGTCATTCAAGGAAACGGGTATGATGATAAACAGATTACTATCCGGCAATTATTGAACCACACAAGTGGTATCGCTAATTACACAATGTCAAAGGATTTTAATATCATGGATACAAAAAAATCTTATACTACTGAAGAATTAGTAAAGATGGGAATATCCATGCCTCCAGATTTTGCCCCAGGAAAGAGCTGGTCGTATTCAAATACAGGATATGTATTACTAGGAATTCTTATTGAAAAAGTAACTGGGAACAGCTATGCGGAAGAGATTGAAAATCGAATCATTGAACCACTTGAATTAGCGAATACATTCTTACCTGGAAATTCAAGCGTCATTCCAGGAACCAACCATGCCCGTGGATATATCCAATTAAACGGAGCAAGTGAGCCAAAAGATGTTACTTATTATAACCCAAGTATGGGGAGCTCGGCCGGTGATATGATTTCTACGACTGATGATTTAAACAAATTCTTCTCTTATTTACTTGGGGGTAAATTACTAAAAGAACAGCAACTAAAGCAAATGCTTACAACAGTCCCTACAGGAATAGATGAACTTGGTGATTCCGGGCTTGGAATTTTCAAAATTATTCTTCCAAACGGTGTCTCGATATGGGGACACTCAGGTGGCATTCCAGGGTTTAGTACTTTTGCTGGGGGCACACTTGGAGGCAAGCATACATTGGCCGTCAATTTGAACAGCCTTAAAGCTGATAGTCCTGATCCTTTTAAACATATTTTACTTGCTGAATTTAGCAAGTAG